In Nematostella vectensis chromosome 2, jaNemVect1.1, whole genome shotgun sequence, one genomic interval encodes:
- the LOC5521166 gene encoding dolichyl-diphosphooligosaccharide--protein glycosyltransferase subunit STT3B encodes MEVERLQNVDDKELSKSHENEGKSQTIGWQSLLTFTVLALAWVGGFASRLFAVIRFESIIHEFDPWFNYRATHHLANNGFYNFLNWFDERAWYPLGRIVGGTVYPGLMVTSAAIHWVLNTLNITVHIRDTCVFLAPVFSGLTAIATYLLTKELWNDRAGLFAACFIAIVPGYISRSVAGSYDNEGIAIFALQFTYYLWVKSVKTGSIFWAICTSLSYFYMVSAWGGYVFIINLIPLHVFFLLLMGRFNMKIYVSYSTFYITALIMSMQVPFVGFQPIRTSEHMAAAGTFALLQAYAFLMYVKEKVSWSDIKNLVVFGAVACAGLVFACVVALTYMGVIAPWSGRFYSLYDTGYAKIHIPIIASVSEHQPTTWVSFFFDLHILVCTFPAGLWFVIKKINDERVFVVLYAVTAVYFAGVMVRLMLTLTPVVCILAAIAFSVTLDNYLVDDKVPAVNEGEQDEEKKGDSEEEADKGKKKKELYDKAGKQKGKTKKQESVEESEDANAIGTNLKGLVVMCIVMMLMMFAVHCTWVTSNAYSSPSVVLASTNYDGSRNILDDFREAYFWLRQNTDDNARIMSWWDYGYQIAGMANRTTLVDNNTWNNSHIALVGKAMSSNETAAYKIMRMLDVDYILVIFGGVIGYSGDDINKFLWMVRIAEGEHPQEIKESDYFTPQGEFRVDSAGSPILLNCLMYKMCYYRFGEMQLDFRTPSGFDRTRNVEIGNKNFKLEHIEEAFTSEHWLVRIYKVKDLVNREKSTKPKRITNIKPSRYIPRKTSRKGYIKNKLAFSQGKRVSKKGKKKSKTRRSKSS; translated from the exons gttcAATTATAGAGCCACCCACCATCTGGCAAACAATGGGTTCTACAACTTTCTCAACTGGTTTGATGAGAGAGCGTGGTACCCTCTGGGCAGAATTGTTGGTGGAACA GTCTACCCTGGACTTATGGTCACTTCAGCAGCCATTCATTGGGTCTTGAACACACTTAACATCACTGTTCATattcgggatacctgtgtctTTCTTGCTCCAGTCTTCAG TGGGCTTACAGCAATTGCCACCTACCTGCTCACCAAAGAGCTCTGGAATGACCGTGCAGGGCTGTTTGCAGCCTGTTTTATTGCTATAG ttCCAGGATACATTTCTCGGTCTGTGGCGGGCTCTTATGACAATGAAGGCATTGCAATTTTTGCTCTTCAATTCACATACTATCTATGG GTCAAATCAGTTAAGACTGGTTCCATTTTCTGGGCAATTTGTACTAGTCTTTCGTATTTCTACATG GTGTCAGCTTGGGGTGGATATGTGTTCATAATCAACCTCATCCCTCTTcacgttttctttcttctacTTATGGGGCGTTTTAACATGAAAATATATGTTT CTTACTCCACGTTCTACATCACTGCACTCATCATGTCAATGCAAGTACCCTTTGTAGGATTCCAGCCAATCAGGACTAGCGAACATATGGCTGCTGCAG GGACATTTGCTTTGCTTCAAGCATATGCCTTTCTAATGTATGTCAAGGAGAAAGTCTCATGGTCGGATATCAAGAATCTTGTGGTGTTTGGAGCAGTGGCATGTGCAGGATTGGTGTTTGCTTGTGTAGTGGCCCTCACTTATATGG GTGTGATTGCTCCTTGGAGTGGCAGGTTCTACTCTCTCTACGATACTGG TTATGCAAAAATTCACATCCCCATAATTGCGTCGGTCTCAGAGCACCAGCCGACGACGTGGGTATCCTTCTTTTTTGACCTTCACATCTTGGTGTGCACCTTCCCTGCAGGCCTGTGGTTTGTCATCAAAAAGATCAATGATGAGAGAGTGTTTG TTGTCCTGTATGCAGTCACTGCAGTCTACTTCGCAGGAGTCATGGTCCGTCTGATGCTAACACTTACCCCAGTTGTGTGCATCCTAGCGGCAATAGCATTTTCAGTCACTCTGGACAATTACCTAGTGGATGACAAGGTACCTGCTGTAAATGAGGGGGAGCAAGATGAGGAGAAGAAAGGAGATAGTGAGGAGGAAGCTGACAAGggcaagaagaaaaaagaactttATGACAAG GcaggaaaacaaaaaggcaaaacaaAGAAGCAGGAATCGGTAGAAGAGAGTGAAGATGCCAACGCCATTGGCACAAACCTCAAAGGCCTTGTTGTGATGTGTAttgtgatgatgctgatgatgttTGCTGTCCACTGTACTTGGGTCACTAGTAACGCTTACTCCAGTCCATCTGTGGTGCTGGCATCAACCAACTATGATGG GAGCAGAAACATCCTTGATGACTTTAGAGAGGCATACTTTTGGCTGAGACAAAACACTGATGACAATGCAAG gATAATGTCGTGGTGGGATTATGGATACCAGATAGCAGGGATGGCTAACCGCACCACCCTAGTAGACAACAACACATGGAACAACAGTCACATAGCATTG GTTGGTAAGGCAATGTCGTCAAATGAGACAGCTGCCTATAAGATTATGCGCATGCTTGATGTCGACTACATCCTTGTCATCTTTGGGGGTGTCATCGGCTATTCTGGTGACGACATCAATAAGTTCCTGTGGATGGTCCGTATTGCAGAGGGCGAACACCCTCAGGAGATAAAA GAGTCTGACTATTTCACGCCACAGGGCGAGTTCCGTGTGGATTCTGCAGGCTCTCCCATTCTTCTCAACTGTCTGATGTATAAAATGTGCTACTATCGTTTTGGTGAAATGCAG TTGGATTTCCGCACCCCATCAGGGTTTGACCGAACTCGCAATGTAGAGATCGGAAACAAGAACTTCAAACTCGAGCATATAGAGGAAGCGTTCACTTCCGAACATTGGCTAGTTAGGATTTACAA GGTTAAGGATTTAGTGAATAGAGAAAAGAGTACGAAACCGAAGAGAATAACCAACATCAAGCCGTCTCGTTACATCCCCAGGAAG acGAGTAGGAAGGGCTACATCAAGAACAAGCTGGCATTCTCTCAAGGCAAACGCGTCTCAAAGAAAGGCAAGAAAAAGTCGAAAACAAGAAGATCCAAGAGCTCTTAA
- the LOC5521281 gene encoding somatostatin receptor type 3: MAFYGDSATAQIALTTFFSFLVVTDLIGNTLVILVIVTNKTARTPMNFLLINLAVADMMVAIFIAPRFLFMNAINHPEGLAGTIICKLITGGNFSWTGGACSVFTLVAIAFERYYAVMYPYNDKGKMSIKKLRYIFIGVWLGAAVLNLPLFLTIYYEASKHFCFEYWPPDLPWLPIAYASVWWAAAGVFPIFSMAFLYTRVVYNLWFKRSESGNPAQQAVIRYRKRATKMVITVSVIYAFCWLPILTTYMLSYAHPQFKYGDVTHIATIGLSTLNSSVNPLVYTFQNVRFRKLLKDLVCCKQSRNRIDTSGTTNTSHTARKRSTVRANEISQGICEDAFLSDVPQENYEGPLASDVPQVKYEGPLASDVPQEKDEGPLASGVLQVKYEGPLASDVPQVKYEGPLASDVPQVKYGEPLASDVPQEKNEGPLASDVLQVKYEGPLASDVPQVKHERPLVSDVPQVKYEGPLASDVPQVKYEGPLASDVPQEKDEGPLASDVPQENYEGPLASDVPQVKYEGPLASDVPQEKDEGPLASGVLQVKYEGPLASDVPQVKYEGPLASDVPQVKYGEPLASDVPQEKNEGPLASDVLQVKYEGPLASDVPQVKHERPLVSDVPQVKYEGPLASDVPQVKYEGPLASDVPQEKNEGPLASDVLQVKYEGPLASDVPQVKHERPLVSDVPQVKYEGPLASCHR, translated from the exons ATGGCTTTCTACGGGGATTCGGCGACCGCTCAGATAGCGCTGACCACGTTCTTCAGCTTTCTTGTAGTAACAGACCTAATCGGGAACACCCTGGTCATACTAGTTATCGTCACCAACAAGACGGCGCGAACCCCAATGAACTTTCTCCTCATCAACCTTGCTGTGGCTGACATGATGGTGGCGATATTCATAGCTCCGAG GTTTCTGTTTATGAATGCCATAAACCACCCTGAAGGCCTAGCAGGAACCATCATCTGTAAACTCATTACCGGGGGGAACTTCTCTTGGACGGGGGGAGCTTGTTCTGTGTTCACTCTGGTCGCGATTGCCTTTGAGAGGTACTACGCCGTTATGTATCCCTACAACGACAAAGGGAAAATGTCAATCAAGAAGCTGCGCTACATTTTCATTGGTGTATGGCTCGGAGCCGCTGTTCTTAACTTGCCTCTCTTCTTGACCATATACTACGAGGCTAGCAAGCATTTTTGCTTCGAGTACTGGCCACCAGATTTACCTTGGCTTCCAATTGCGTACGCGTCTGTATGGTGGGCGGCCGCAGGCGTCTTTCCTATCTTCAGCATGGCCTTCCTCTACACAAGAGTCGTTTACAATTTGTGGTTTAAGCGTAGCGAGTCTGGGAACCCTGCTCAGCAAGCCGTCATCAGGTACCGCAAGCGGGCGACCAAGATGGTAATCACGGTAAGCGTGATCTACGCGTTCTGTTGGCTTCCTATACTCACCACATATATGTTAAGCTACGCTCATCCCCAGTTCAAGTACGGTGATGTAACGCACATTGCCACCATTGGTTTGTCTACCCTCAACTCGTCCGTCAACCCTCTGGTGTATACATTCCAAAATGTGCGATTCCGCAAACTGCTCAAGGATCTAGTGTGCTGTAAGCAGTCTAGGAACAGAATAGATACTAGCGGCACAACGAACACGTCACACACGGCCAGAAAACGCTCCACCGTTAGAGCTAATGAAATTTCACAAGGGATATGCGAGGATGCATTCCTTAGTGATGTGCCACAAGAGAATTACGAAGGGCCCCTTGCTAGTGATGTACCACAAGTGAAGTACGAAGGACCCCTTGCTAGTGATGTACCACAAGAAAAGGACGAAGGGCCTCTTGCTAGTGGTGTGCTACAAGTGAAGTACGAAGGGCCCCTTGCTAGTGATGTACCACAAGTGAAGTACGAAGGGCCCCTTGCTAGTGATGTACCACAAGTGAAGTACGGAGAACCCCTTGCTAGTGATGTACCACAAGAAAAGAACGAAGGGCCTCTTGCTAGTGATGTGCTACAAGTGAAGTACGAAGGGCCCCTTGCAAGTGATGTGCCACAGGTGAAGCACGAAAGGCCCCTTGTTAGTGATGTACCACAAGTGAAGTACGAAGGGCCCCTTGCTAGTGATGTACCACAAGTGAAGTACGAAGGACCCCTTGCTAGTGATGTACCACAAGAAAAGGACGAAGGGCCTCTTGCTAGTGATGTGCCACAAGAGAATTACGAAGGGCCCCTTGCTAGTGATGTACCACAAGTGAAGTACGAAGGACCCCTTGCTAGTGATGTACCACAAGAAAAGGACGAAGGGCCTCTTGCTAGTGGTGTGCTACAAGTGAAGTACGAAGGGCCCCTTGCTAGTGATGTACCACAAGTGAAGTACGAAGGGCCCCTTGCTAGTGATGTACCACAAGTGAAGTACGGAGAACCCCTTGCTAGTGATGTACCACAAGAAAAGAACGAAGGGCCTCTTGCTAGTGATGTGCTACAAGTGAAGTACGAAGGGCCCCTTGCAAGTGATGTGCCACAGGTGAAGCACGAAAGGCCCCTTGTTAGTGATGTACCACAAGTGAAGTACGAAGGGCCCCTTGCTAGTGATGTACCACAGGTGAAGTACGAAGGGCCCCTTGCTAGTGATGTACCACAAGAAAAGAACGAAGGGCCTCTTGCTAGTGATGTGCTACAAGTGAAGTACGAAGGGCCCCTTGCAAGTGATGTGCCACAGGTGAAGCACGAAAGGCCCCTTGTTAGTGATGTACCACAAGTGAAGTACGAAGGGCCCCTTGCTAGTTGCCACAGGTGA
- the LOC5521278 gene encoding collagen alpha-1(XII) chain isoform X1, producing the protein MVVLWLVLLSGLVFTARAERTLTKNGECPFVESFPACPVLQPNECAVDVDCNETDKCCFNGCILTCTPATFISKPNPNMCEASVDLGFLIDSSASIGYQNFKSVRKMVDRIINVFTISPKQTHVAIITISDRPAHVLRFNTLQGADLNSASVRRVVDNLRFTRDKTRIDLALRMAHKEMFSKLGGGRKHAQKILVVFTDGIQTWRPDKMEKLSKASEPLKKMGVKIIPVGVRGEEINVGSLLDMSLDTYSVFNMEFFPELLQALKKMSKVPCSDNREVRDKHEMKLSKTLKKLYRKRKP; encoded by the exons ATGGTAGTCCTGTGGCTTGTGTTGCTTAGCGGTCTGGTGTTTACAGCGAGGGCAGAAAGGACCC TCACCAAAAATGGCGAGTGCCCGTTTGTCGAGTCGTTCCCTGCATGTCCCGTGTTACAACCGAATGAGTGTGCAGTTGATGTGGATTGCAACGAAACCGATAAGTGTTGTTTTAACGGATGCATCCTTACTTGTACACCGGCGACTTTCATAAGCAAGCCTAATCCGAACA TGTGTGAAGCGTCAGTTGACCTGGGATTCCTCATCGACTCGTCCGCTAGCATTGGCTACCAGAACTTTAAGAGCGTGAGGAAGATGGTTGATCGCATCATCAACGTTTTCACCATCTCTCCCAAGCAGACCCACGTGGCTATCATTACCATCAGCGACAGGCCTGCGCATGTGTTGAGGTTCAACACGTTGCAAGGAGCAGACCTGAACAGCGCGAGTGTGAGGCGAGTGGTGGACAACCTGCGGTTCACAAGAGACAAAACCAGGATCGACCTTGCGCTCAGAATGGCGCACAAGGAGATGTTTAGCAAACTGGGAGGGGGACGCAAACATGCGCAGAAG ATACTGGTCGTATTCACGGATGGCATTCAAACATGGAGACCTGACAAGATGGAAAAACTCAGCAAAGCATCGGAGCCGCTCAAGAAGATGGGTGTTAAAATCATACCCGTGGGGGTGAGGGGTGAGGAGATAAATGTCGGCTCGCTGTTGGATATGTCCCTCGACACTTACTCTGTCTTCAATATGGAGTTTTTCCCGGAGCTGCTGCAGGCACTaaagaaaatgtcaaaagtTCCTTGCAGTG ATAACCGAGAAGTCAGGGACAAGCATGAGATGAAGTTAAGTAAGACGTTGAAGAAACTCTACCGAAAGCGCAAACCTTAA
- the LOC5521278 gene encoding collagen alpha-1(XII) chain isoform X2, with the protein MVVLWLVLLSGLVFTARAERTLCEASVDLGFLIDSSASIGYQNFKSVRKMVDRIINVFTISPKQTHVAIITISDRPAHVLRFNTLQGADLNSASVRRVVDNLRFTRDKTRIDLALRMAHKEMFSKLGGGRKHAQKILVVFTDGIQTWRPDKMEKLSKASEPLKKMGVKIIPVGVRGEEINVGSLLDMSLDTYSVFNMEFFPELLQALKKMSKVPCSDNREVRDKHEMKLSKTLKKLYRKRKP; encoded by the exons ATGGTAGTCCTGTGGCTTGTGTTGCTTAGCGGTCTGGTGTTTACAGCGAGGGCAGAAAGGACCC TGTGTGAAGCGTCAGTTGACCTGGGATTCCTCATCGACTCGTCCGCTAGCATTGGCTACCAGAACTTTAAGAGCGTGAGGAAGATGGTTGATCGCATCATCAACGTTTTCACCATCTCTCCCAAGCAGACCCACGTGGCTATCATTACCATCAGCGACAGGCCTGCGCATGTGTTGAGGTTCAACACGTTGCAAGGAGCAGACCTGAACAGCGCGAGTGTGAGGCGAGTGGTGGACAACCTGCGGTTCACAAGAGACAAAACCAGGATCGACCTTGCGCTCAGAATGGCGCACAAGGAGATGTTTAGCAAACTGGGAGGGGGACGCAAACATGCGCAGAAG ATACTGGTCGTATTCACGGATGGCATTCAAACATGGAGACCTGACAAGATGGAAAAACTCAGCAAAGCATCGGAGCCGCTCAAGAAGATGGGTGTTAAAATCATACCCGTGGGGGTGAGGGGTGAGGAGATAAATGTCGGCTCGCTGTTGGATATGTCCCTCGACACTTACTCTGTCTTCAATATGGAGTTTTTCCCGGAGCTGCTGCAGGCACTaaagaaaatgtcaaaagtTCCTTGCAGTG ATAACCGAGAAGTCAGGGACAAGCATGAGATGAAGTTAAGTAAGACGTTGAAGAAACTCTACCGAAAGCGCAAACCTTAA